A region from the Triticum urartu cultivar G1812 chromosome 1, Tu2.1, whole genome shotgun sequence genome encodes:
- the LOC125519690 gene encoding RING-H2 finger protein ATL39-like, with translation MPSRSPSSSSWAAPPGLAMATEAREEATAGGCLPADQSCFALSAGPPYPSRRAAAAARACCTTTSYIVVLSISFGSLLAILLILCVIRWYLVHRSARQQEEEATAAATDAAPGMAKKRSAGLDADAIAALPEFVYRKDGGVGEEEEEDAAECAVCLAVMVDGEAARRLPRCMHVFHRSCVDVWLREHSTCPVCRAEVVIRPAGVECAGKEHVGSTSRAVTSPPPREQVLDDGERDLEAQ, from the coding sequence ATGCCGTCGCGATCACCGTCGTCGTCGTCTTGGGCCGCACCCCCCGGCCTTGCCATGGCCACCGAGGCACGCGAGGAGGCCACTGCTGGCGGTTGCCTCCCCGCGGACCAGTCCTGCTTTGCGCTCTCCGCGGGCCCACCCTACCCTTCGCGTCGTGCCGCTGCCGCCGCGCGAGCCTGCTGCACGACCACCTCCTACATCGTCGTTCTGAGCATCAGCTTCGGCTCCCTCCTCGCCATACTGCTCATCCTGTGTGTGATCCGGTGGTACCTCGTGCACCGCTCCGCGCGCcagcaggaggaggaggccacGGCTGCGGCCACCGATGCGGCCCCGGGAATGGCCAAGAAGCGGTCGGCGGGGCTGGACGCGGACGCCATCGCAGCGCTGCCCGAGTTTGTGTACCGGAaggacggcggcgtcggcgaggaggaggaggaggacgccgCAGAATGCGCCGTGTGCTTGGCCGTGATGGTCGAcggggaggcggcgcggcggctgccCAGGTGCATGCACGTGTTCCACCGGAGCTGCGTTGACGTCTGGTTGAGGGAGCACTCGACATGCCCGGTCTGCCGAGCTGAGGTGGTCATCAGGCCGGCCGGAGTAGAGTGCGCCGGGAAGGAACATGTGGGCAGCACGTCACGGGCTGTCACGTCACCGCCGCCGCGGGAGCAGGTGCTGGACGACGGGGAGAGGGACCTGGAGGCGCAGTAG